From Rutidosis leptorrhynchoides isolate AG116_Rl617_1_P2 chromosome 3, CSIRO_AGI_Rlap_v1, whole genome shotgun sequence, a single genomic window includes:
- the LOC139898471 gene encoding uncharacterized protein yields the protein MDALQQQQQQQPFTPDQEQQNTPTLIYKTCVLKVSIHCVGCKRKVKKVLQSIEGVYTIDIDSKQHKVTVVGNIEVETLVKKLIKSGKHAEKWPENLTKKEKLATGGDNKDKGKGCDSSGNSSDDEDNNNNNNPHNNNAPENGNLNNPNRPPGPCVRFTGLPENNPVQAGGTQVGPAGGGGAAGGGSSVTLKKKKKKKKKKSGGAKPSSGPADTGLVNPEMGSNNQGVDQRHLSPPRGYPYPMMPVGPAYAMSYSETHPSGNGGPVYYIPPPPTTTTPYVYDYTEYNDRDNYDNDDDFVTLSRPLNTFEILSDENPIGCYMM from the exons ATGGATGCTcttcaacaacagcaacaacaacaaccctTTACTCCTGATCAAGAACAACAAAACACACCAACCCTTATATATAAG ACATGTGTTCTGAAAGTCTCCATCCATTGTGTTGGCTGCAAACGAAAAGTCAAGAAAGTTCTTCAAAGCATTGAAG GTGTATATACCATTGATATTGATTCAAAACAGCACAAAGTTACAGTTGTAGGCAACATTGAAGTGGAGACACTTGTAAAGAAGTTAATAAAGTCCGGAAAACATGCAGAAAAATGGCCGGAAAACCTCACCAAAAAGGAAAAACTGGCCACTGGCGGTGACAATAAAGACAAAGGAAAAGGGTGTGATAGCAGTGGCAACAGTAGTGATGATGaagacaacaataataataataatccccaCAATAATAATGCACCTGAAAATGGCAACCTAAATAACCCAAATAGGCCACCCGGTCCATGTGTCCGCTTCACGGGTTTACCAGAAAATAACCCGGTTCAAGCGGGTGGTACACAGGTTGGACCGGCGGGCGGTGGTGGAGCTGCTGGTGGTGGTAGTAGTGTTActctgaagaaaaagaaaaagaagaagaagaaaaagagtgGGGGTGCAAAACCTTCCAGTGGACCCGCCGACACTGGATTGGTGAACCCTGAAATGGGGAGTAATAATCAAGGGGTAGATCAAAGGCATCTTAGCCCTCCACGTGGCTACCCGTATCCCATGATGCCTGTGGGTCCAGCTTATGCGATGAGTTATAGTGAGACGCACCCTAGTGGTAACGGTGGTCCTGTGTATTATATTCCTCCTCCGCCTACTACTACTACACCGTATGTATACGATTATACGGAGTATAATGATCGCGATAactacgataatgatgatgattttgtaacTTTATCTCGTCCATTGAATACTTTTGAGATTCTTAGTGATGAAAATCCGATCGGATGTTATATGATGTAA